The proteins below are encoded in one region of Marinobacter sp. F4206:
- the rsmD gene encoding 16S rRNA (guanine(966)-N(2))-methyltransferase RsmD has translation MARRKPAGRGPLNKPAREAGRTGDGVGELRIIGGDWRSRKLRFPDAGGVRPSPARTRETLFNWLSFQLAGSDCLDLFAGSGALGLEALSRGAGSATLVDHTPALARALRDNLRLLKSKKGTVVCASVDTYLAHRERAPFDIVFMDPPFRQGWLERIIPLLDEQGWLKPRGWVYIEHESDRTTPAVPAHWHLHRQKTAGQVTYCLFQVQPDQVEGIS, from the coding sequence ATGGCGCGCAGAAAACCCGCTGGCCGGGGACCGTTGAACAAGCCCGCCCGCGAAGCCGGACGCACCGGGGACGGCGTGGGTGAGCTGCGCATCATTGGTGGCGACTGGCGCAGCCGGAAACTCCGGTTTCCCGATGCCGGCGGCGTGCGGCCATCCCCCGCCCGCACCCGAGAAACCCTGTTTAACTGGCTTTCCTTCCAGCTGGCCGGTAGCGACTGCCTGGATTTGTTCGCCGGCTCCGGCGCTCTGGGACTGGAAGCCCTGTCCCGCGGTGCCGGCAGCGCCACTCTGGTTGACCACACCCCGGCTCTGGCACGAGCCCTCCGTGACAACCTCCGGTTGCTGAAATCGAAAAAAGGGACTGTGGTCTGCGCGAGCGTGGACACCTACCTTGCCCATCGCGAGCGCGCGCCCTTCGACATAGTCTTCATGGACCCGCCTTTCCGACAGGGTTGGCTCGAGCGCATCATTCCACTGCTGGATGAACAGGGTTGGCTGAAGCCGCGAGGCTGGGTGTACATCGAGCACGAAAGTGACAGGACCACACCCGCCGTCCCCGCCCACTGGCACCTTCATCGTCAGAAAACCGCAGGCCAGGTCACCTACTGCCTGTTCCAGGTTCAGCCAGACCAGGTCGAGGGCATCAGCTAA
- the ftsY gene encoding signal recognition particle-docking protein FtsY codes for MTAEWISIGLLALLVLVFVLDIAANRSRAPRPKPVPQRKPEVAEGPAPAEPVEKESPEVEGTAVESAPAKAEPEPEAAPEPEPKPKPEPAPEPEPQLSVFDRIKQGLGKTRASLTGGMSDLFSLTKKIDEDLLEEIETTLLMADVGVTATSEIIESLTDKLERNQLKDGEALRQALRDELHGLLKDVTKPLTIDAGKQPYVILMVGVNGVGKTTTIGKLTKKFQGEGKSVMLAAGDTFRAAAVEQLQVWGERNDVPVVAQHTGADSASVIFDAIQSAKSREVDVVIADTAGRLQNKDNLMNELEKVVRVMKKLDDSAPHEVMLVLDAGTGQNALSQAQVFQQAVGVSGITLTKLDGTAKGGIVFAIARQLQLPIRYIGVGEQVDDLRSFDAETFVDALFD; via the coding sequence ATGACGGCAGAGTGGATTTCAATCGGCCTCCTGGCCCTTCTTGTGCTCGTATTTGTGCTGGATATCGCGGCCAACCGCAGTCGAGCACCGCGTCCGAAACCGGTGCCCCAGCGCAAGCCGGAGGTGGCGGAAGGTCCGGCACCGGCCGAGCCGGTTGAAAAGGAAAGCCCTGAGGTCGAAGGCACCGCGGTGGAGTCCGCTCCTGCGAAAGCGGAACCCGAACCAGAGGCGGCGCCTGAACCAGAGCCAAAACCAAAACCGGAGCCTGCTCCCGAACCGGAACCCCAGCTCAGCGTCTTTGACCGCATCAAGCAGGGCCTGGGGAAGACCCGTGCGAGCCTGACCGGTGGCATGTCTGATCTGTTCTCGTTGACCAAGAAGATCGACGAAGACCTGCTGGAGGAGATCGAGACCACCTTGCTGATGGCAGACGTGGGCGTGACCGCAACCTCGGAAATCATTGAATCCCTGACTGACAAACTTGAGCGCAATCAGCTCAAGGATGGGGAAGCCCTGCGTCAGGCCCTGCGGGATGAGCTGCACGGTTTGCTGAAGGATGTCACCAAGCCACTGACGATCGATGCTGGCAAGCAGCCGTACGTCATCCTGATGGTGGGCGTGAACGGCGTGGGTAAGACCACCACCATCGGCAAGCTCACCAAGAAGTTCCAGGGAGAGGGCAAGTCGGTGATGCTGGCGGCGGGGGATACCTTCCGTGCCGCCGCAGTGGAACAGCTGCAGGTGTGGGGCGAGCGCAACGATGTCCCGGTCGTGGCACAGCACACAGGTGCCGACAGCGCGTCGGTGATCTTCGATGCCATCCAGTCCGCAAAGTCCCGTGAGGTTGACGTGGTGATTGCCGATACCGCCGGCCGGTTGCAGAACAAGGACAACCTGATGAACGAGCTGGAGAAGGTGGTTCGGGTGATGAAAAAGCTCGACGACTCGGCACCCCATGAAGTGATGCTGGTGCTGGATGCCGGGACTGGGCAGAACGCCCTGAGTCAGGCCCAGGTATTTCAGCAGGCCGTCGGCGTGAGTGGGATCACCCTGACGAAACTGGACGGCACCGCCAAAGGCGGTATCGTGTTCGCCATTGCCCGTCAGTTGCAGCTGCCCATCCGGTATATCGGTGTCGGTGAGCAGGTTGATGACCTGCGTAGCTTCGATGCCGAAACCTTCGTGGATGCACTCTTTGACTAA
- a CDS encoding fatty acid desaturase, with product MWFNGLLDLSVMQLILVALGMTHITIVSVTLYLHRHSAHNSLDLHPVLKHFFRFWLWLTTAQNTKEWTAIHRKHHAKCETEEDPHSPVVLGIRKVLLEGAELYATAATPETLERYGQRTPEDWIERNVYSRYKMLGIMLLAVIDLALFGVHGIWIWAIQMMWIPVWAAGVVNGIGHWFGYRNFECADNARNISPWGILIGGEELHNNHHTYPNSSKLSRRWYEVDIGWGYIRLFQLFGLAKPKGYRPIAHHVPGKQDVDVETVQAIANNRFDIMRQYRKRVMEPALRQQKVLMDDEIRPRYRKLKQLLSREVSLIHPKEKETLESVLERNAMLRQLYEKSHELQALWRQRGLKPQEKLNALMEWCKEAEASGIRYLEEFAEHLRAYSLRPAA from the coding sequence ATGTGGTTTAACGGTCTTCTTGACCTGTCGGTGATGCAGCTGATTCTTGTTGCCCTGGGTATGACCCATATCACCATTGTCAGTGTAACGCTCTATCTGCATCGCCATTCGGCCCATAACTCGCTGGATCTGCACCCGGTTCTCAAGCACTTTTTCCGGTTCTGGCTGTGGTTGACCACTGCTCAGAATACCAAGGAGTGGACGGCCATTCACCGTAAGCATCACGCCAAGTGTGAAACCGAAGAAGACCCGCATAGCCCGGTCGTTCTCGGCATCCGGAAAGTATTGCTGGAAGGCGCCGAACTGTATGCAACCGCCGCGACCCCGGAAACCCTGGAACGCTATGGTCAGCGTACTCCGGAGGACTGGATCGAGCGCAACGTTTACAGCCGCTACAAGATGCTGGGTATCATGCTGCTGGCGGTCATCGATCTGGCGTTGTTTGGCGTCCACGGGATCTGGATCTGGGCGATTCAGATGATGTGGATTCCGGTCTGGGCTGCCGGTGTGGTTAACGGCATTGGCCACTGGTTCGGTTACCGTAATTTCGAATGTGCCGACAACGCCCGGAATATTTCTCCCTGGGGTATCCTGATCGGTGGAGAAGAGCTGCACAACAATCACCACACCTACCCCAATTCCTCCAAGCTGTCCCGTCGCTGGTACGAAGTGGATATTGGTTGGGGTTATATCCGTCTGTTCCAATTGTTTGGACTGGCGAAGCCCAAGGGCTATCGTCCGATTGCCCACCATGTGCCGGGCAAGCAGGACGTGGATGTGGAAACCGTACAGGCCATTGCCAATAACCGGTTTGACATCATGCGACAGTATCGCAAGCGGGTGATGGAGCCGGCCCTGCGTCAGCAAAAAGTGCTGATGGACGACGAAATCCGGCCACGGTACCGCAAGCTGAAACAGCTGCTTTCCCGGGAGGTCTCGCTGATCCACCCAAAAGAGAAAGAAACCCTGGAGTCTGTGTTGGAGCGCAATGCCATGCTCCGCCAGCTGTATGAAAAGAGTCACGAGCTTCAGGCGTTGTGGCGTCAGCGGGGGCTCAAGCCCCAGGAAAAACTGAATGCGCTGATGGAATGGTGCAAGGAGGCGGAGGCCAGTGGCATCCGTTACCTGGAAGAGTTTGCCGAGCACCTGCGCGCCTACTCGCTGAGGCCCGCCGCCTGA
- the rpoH gene encoding RNA polymerase sigma factor RpoH, whose protein sequence is MGTSLQLIDRLVPGANLESYIQAAGRIPVLTADQERELAEKLHYDGDVEAARQLVLSHLRFVIHIARSYSGYGLAQADLIQEGNVGLMKAVKRFNPEYGVRLVSFAVHWIKAEIHEFILRNWRIVKVATTKAQRKLFFNLRSQKKKLAWLNHDELNAVAADLGVEPRVVREMEGRLASQDTAFDGPMDDDDDNAYQAPAYYLEDRRSDPATQLENADWTEDSNGRLMEALGGLDDRSQDILRERWLSDSKSTLHELADRYGVSAERIRQLEKNAMKKIRNQMAEVA, encoded by the coding sequence ATGGGTACGAGTTTACAGTTGATTGACAGACTGGTTCCGGGTGCCAATCTCGAGTCTTATATTCAGGCTGCGGGTCGCATTCCGGTTCTCACGGCGGATCAAGAGCGGGAGCTGGCAGAAAAGCTCCATTACGACGGTGATGTTGAGGCCGCCCGTCAACTGGTTCTGTCTCACCTGCGATTCGTGATTCATATCGCCAGGAGCTATTCCGGCTACGGTCTGGCCCAGGCCGACCTTATCCAGGAAGGAAACGTTGGCCTGATGAAGGCGGTGAAGCGTTTCAACCCTGAATATGGGGTGCGTTTGGTCTCGTTCGCGGTGCATTGGATCAAGGCAGAGATCCATGAATTTATCCTGCGTAACTGGCGCATCGTGAAGGTCGCGACCACCAAGGCCCAGCGCAAGCTGTTCTTCAATCTGCGCAGTCAGAAGAAAAAGCTGGCGTGGCTGAATCACGACGAGCTGAATGCTGTGGCTGCCGATCTCGGCGTCGAGCCCCGTGTGGTCCGCGAGATGGAAGGTCGTCTGGCGTCTCAGGATACGGCTTTTGATGGCCCGATGGACGATGACGACGACAACGCCTATCAGGCGCCGGCGTACTATCTCGAGGATCGTCGCAGCGATCCCGCCACCCAGCTTGAAAATGCTGACTGGACCGAGGACTCCAACGGACGTCTGATGGAAGCACTGGGCGGCCTGGATGATCGCAGTCAGGACATCTTGCGGGAGCGCTGGCTGTCGGACAGCAAGTCCACGCTGCACGAGCTGGCAGACAGGTACGGGGTATCTGCCGAGCGGATTCGCCAGCTTGAGAAGAACGCCATGAAGAAGATCCGGAACCAGATGGCCGAAGTGGCCTGA
- the ftsE gene encoding cell division ATP-binding protein FtsE: protein MIEFRQVTKRYDSDHTALRQVNFNLDRGELAFLTGHSGAGKSTLLKLIMVMERPSAGELVVGGQLLNRLPRRQVPYIRRHIGVVFQNHQLLFDRTVYDNVAMPLEVMGASPRDAGRRVRAALDKVGLLSKEKMNPMQLSGGEQQRVGIARAVVNKPPVLLADEPTGNLDPELSADIMNLFGQFSQVGVTVLIATHDIALINEMGRRTLTLDHGRLVAGGTPLVGGVSGH from the coding sequence ATGATTGAGTTTCGTCAGGTCACCAAGCGGTACGACAGTGATCACACGGCCCTGCGTCAGGTCAATTTCAACCTCGACCGAGGCGAGCTGGCGTTCCTGACCGGCCACTCCGGTGCCGGGAAAAGCACCCTGTTGAAGCTGATCATGGTCATGGAGCGGCCCAGTGCCGGCGAGCTGGTTGTCGGTGGGCAGCTTCTGAATCGCTTGCCTCGCCGACAGGTTCCCTATATCCGTCGCCATATCGGTGTGGTATTCCAGAACCACCAGTTGCTGTTTGACCGCACCGTGTACGACAACGTTGCCATGCCCCTGGAAGTCATGGGGGCGTCACCCCGGGATGCCGGTCGCCGCGTGCGGGCAGCGCTCGACAAGGTCGGATTGCTCAGCAAAGAAAAGATGAATCCCATGCAGCTCTCTGGCGGTGAGCAGCAGCGGGTCGGGATTGCCCGGGCGGTGGTCAATAAACCGCCGGTACTGCTGGCGGATGAGCCGACCGGTAACCTGGACCCGGAGCTGTCGGCGGACATCATGAACCTGTTCGGGCAGTTCAGTCAGGTCGGTGTCACGGTGTTGATCGCCACCCACGATATTGCCCTGATCAACGAGATGGGTCGCCGTACCCTGACCCTCGATCACGGTCGGCTGGTTGCCGGCGGCACCCCGTTGGTGGGAGGTGTGAGTGGCCACTGA
- a CDS encoding NAD(P)-dependent oxidoreductase produces MTSERPHIAFLGIGLMGEPMTRNLLDAGFPMTLWNRTASKCEPFSGEAGIAPSPAEAVRDADVVITMLENSDVVEQVLVGQGTLGALRTGALLIDMSSVQPSVARRHAELAAEQGAHYVDAPVSGGTLGAAEARLSIMAGGSEDDLACAESIFSVLGTCTRIGPVGSGQLAKLANQAIVGITIGAVSEALLLAAKGGADPAAVREALLGGFAGSRILELHGQRMLERNFSPGAPARIQLKDMRMILDEARAEGLTLPLSQQVHNEYLSLVANGHSDVDHSGLLLELEHLNGSLLGSLGRGPKE; encoded by the coding sequence ATGACTTCAGAACGACCGCACATTGCTTTCCTGGGGATTGGCCTGATGGGCGAGCCCATGACGCGCAATCTGTTGGACGCGGGATTCCCGATGACGCTCTGGAACCGAACGGCCAGTAAATGCGAGCCATTCTCCGGTGAAGCCGGAATTGCACCTTCACCGGCAGAGGCGGTGCGCGATGCGGATGTGGTTATCACCATGCTGGAGAACAGCGACGTGGTGGAGCAGGTTCTGGTAGGCCAGGGCACTCTGGGCGCACTCAGAACCGGCGCGCTGTTGATCGATATGAGCTCGGTACAGCCTTCGGTCGCCCGTCGCCATGCTGAACTTGCGGCCGAGCAGGGCGCCCACTACGTCGATGCGCCCGTATCCGGAGGCACACTGGGGGCGGCCGAAGCCCGATTGAGCATCATGGCCGGAGGATCCGAGGATGACCTTGCCTGCGCTGAGTCAATCTTTTCGGTGTTGGGCACCTGCACAAGAATCGGGCCGGTAGGATCCGGTCAGCTGGCCAAGCTGGCGAACCAGGCCATTGTCGGAATCACCATCGGGGCCGTGTCAGAGGCACTGTTGCTGGCGGCTAAGGGCGGTGCTGATCCGGCTGCAGTTCGGGAGGCGTTGCTCGGCGGCTTCGCCGGGAGTCGGATTCTCGAGTTGCACGGGCAGAGAATGCTGGAGCGGAACTTCTCGCCCGGCGCGCCGGCCCGTATTCAGCTCAAGGACATGCGTATGATTCTCGACGAAGCCCGAGCGGAAGGGCTGACGCTGCCGCTGTCCCAACAGGTCCATAACGAATACCTGTCATTGGTCGCCAACGGCCACAGTGACGTAGACCACAGCGGTTTGCTGCTGGAGCTGGAGCATTTGAACGGATCGCTCCTGGGCTCCCTTGGCCGCGGCCCCAAGGAGTAA
- the ftsX gene encoding permease-like cell division protein FtsX translates to MATDPRRKTDAVRGANTSRAPWRQQAESYLNHHRKVARDSAERLWRTPVASLMTWTVMGVALALPVALLLLLASLEGVSAGWESSARLTAYLELEVPLEDARALSEEIGGDGRVAEVELVNRADALSEFRASSGLEDALDYLEDNPLPHTLLITPEEGARSEAGVEGLLRFVQEMEGIERVQVDLGWLQRLNAMTDLLARAVWALSLLLAAAVVLVIGNTVRLAIENRRDEILVAKLVGGTDAFVRRPFLYTGAWFGLGGGIVAWVLLQLSLWWLSGPIERLAGLYRSEFSLNGLSFDGALALIIAAMLLGWLGAWVAVKRHLDDIEPGEIAGG, encoded by the coding sequence GTGGCCACTGACCCGCGCAGAAAGACCGATGCTGTCCGGGGCGCAAACACTTCCCGTGCGCCCTGGCGTCAGCAGGCGGAAAGCTACCTGAACCACCATCGCAAGGTCGCCCGCGACAGCGCCGAACGTCTTTGGCGAACGCCGGTAGCCAGTCTCATGACCTGGACCGTTATGGGGGTGGCGCTGGCGCTGCCCGTCGCCCTGTTGCTATTGCTCGCCTCTCTCGAAGGTGTAAGTGCCGGCTGGGAGAGCAGTGCCCGCCTGACCGCCTACCTTGAGCTGGAGGTGCCCCTGGAAGATGCCCGCGCCCTGAGTGAGGAAATCGGGGGCGATGGACGGGTGGCCGAGGTGGAGCTGGTCAATCGGGCGGATGCGCTGAGCGAATTTCGGGCGTCCTCGGGCCTGGAAGATGCGCTGGACTATCTTGAGGACAACCCGCTGCCCCATACTCTGCTCATCACACCGGAAGAGGGTGCTCGCTCCGAAGCTGGAGTCGAAGGGTTGCTGCGCTTTGTCCAGGAAATGGAAGGCATCGAGCGGGTTCAGGTGGATCTGGGTTGGCTGCAGCGACTGAACGCCATGACCGATCTGCTGGCGCGGGCGGTTTGGGCCCTCTCTCTGTTGTTGGCGGCTGCCGTGGTGTTGGTGATTGGCAATACCGTCCGGTTGGCGATCGAAAACCGGCGTGATGAAATTCTGGTGGCCAAGCTGGTGGGCGGAACCGATGCCTTCGTGCGACGGCCATTTCTCTACACCGGTGCCTGGTTCGGCCTCGGGGGTGGCATTGTTGCCTGGGTACTGCTGCAACTGTCGCTCTGGTGGCTGAGCGGCCCGATTGAGCGGTTGGCCGGGCTTTATCGCAGCGAGTTTTCCCTGAACGGACTAAGCTTTGATGGTGCCCTGGCGTTGATTATTGCAGCGATGCTGCTAGGCTGGCTGGGCGCCTGGGTCGCAGTAAAGCGGCATCTGGACGATATTGAGCCTGGCGAAATAGCCGGAGGATGA
- a CDS encoding response regulator transcription factor: MKALVIEDDQDVANYLVKGLRESDFVVDHAADGKDGMLMAASEDYDIMIVDRMLPGMDGLSIIKTVRATGNQVPVLILSALGDVDDRVEGLRGGGDDYLTKPFSFTELLARIESLVRRNRQTAETETVLRVADLEMDLLARTVKRAGQNIDVQPREFRLLEYLMRNAGQVVTRTMLLEKVWDYHFDPQTNVIDVHISRLRAKIDKEFDTPLLQTIRGAGYMLRETA, translated from the coding sequence GTGAAAGCACTGGTAATCGAAGACGATCAGGATGTAGCAAATTATCTGGTAAAAGGACTGAGAGAGTCCGACTTCGTTGTCGATCACGCCGCCGACGGAAAAGACGGCATGCTCATGGCAGCCAGTGAAGACTACGACATCATGATTGTGGATCGCATGCTCCCGGGAATGGACGGTCTGTCCATCATCAAAACGGTGCGGGCGACGGGTAACCAGGTGCCGGTGTTGATCCTGAGCGCGCTGGGTGATGTCGACGACCGGGTTGAGGGCCTGCGTGGCGGTGGCGATGACTACCTCACCAAGCCTTTTTCATTCACCGAGCTGCTGGCCCGGATCGAATCCCTGGTTCGCCGGAACCGGCAGACCGCCGAAACTGAGACGGTGCTGCGCGTGGCGGATCTGGAGATGGATCTACTGGCGCGTACGGTCAAGCGTGCCGGACAGAACATTGATGTCCAGCCCAGAGAGTTTCGTCTGCTCGAATACCTGATGCGTAATGCCGGCCAGGTCGTCACCCGGACGATGCTGCTGGAAAAAGTCTGGGACTATCACTTCGATCCCCAGACGAACGTGATTGACGTGCACATCAGTCGCCTGCGGGCGAAGATCGATAAGGAATTCGATACACCCTTACTGCAGACCATCCGGGGTGCAGGGTACATGTTGCGTGAAACTGCTTAG
- a CDS encoding cell wall metabolism sensor histidine kinase WalK, producing MKLLSQLRTSSFQLALLYMVVFATSVFLLLAFIYWRTAGFMTAQTDETIEAEIAGLAEQYRGRGVNGLITIIRERVSRDPNAKSIYLLTTDDFLKLAGNIESWPQGSRSDSGWINFTLDEAVGWNGPQRLARARIFEVQGGLRLLVGRDVDELTNLKRVIETAINWGMGITLALALLGGFLMSRSTTRRIEVINNTSRRIMNGHLSLRIPTRGTDDDFDQLAENLNQMLDRIVYLMEGIRHVSDSIAHDLRTPLTRLRNQLESTLMSVDNDEAREQAGRAVAEADQLLATFNALLRIARLETRGNTADMKPVSLDELVTDACELYEALSEDKEQTFQQRLDKGVMIEGDRDLLFQMVSNLIDNAIKYTPEHGVIGVAVRRDGADAVFEVRDSGIGIPDDEKDQVFQRFYRVGKSRSLPGNGLGLSLVSAVAEIHQGHIVLSDTYPGKTSPGLTVSIHMPAFTGVRKRIKATQAELPAGSGEESAHNPPKTSDV from the coding sequence GTGAAACTGCTTAGCCAACTCAGAACTTCGTCTTTCCAGCTAGCTCTGCTGTACATGGTGGTGTTTGCCACCTCGGTATTTTTATTACTGGCCTTTATCTACTGGCGTACAGCGGGCTTCATGACTGCCCAGACCGACGAGACTATCGAAGCGGAAATCGCCGGTTTGGCGGAGCAGTACCGTGGCCGGGGTGTAAACGGTCTCATCACCATCATTCGTGAACGAGTGTCCCGGGACCCGAACGCCAAGTCCATCTATCTCCTGACGACCGACGATTTCCTGAAGCTCGCCGGCAACATCGAATCCTGGCCCCAGGGCTCCCGTTCCGACAGCGGCTGGATCAATTTCACGCTGGACGAAGCGGTTGGCTGGAACGGTCCCCAGCGTCTGGCCCGCGCCCGAATATTCGAAGTTCAGGGCGGTCTGCGATTACTGGTGGGCCGTGACGTCGATGAGCTCACCAATCTGAAGCGGGTCATTGAAACCGCCATCAACTGGGGGATGGGGATCACCCTGGCACTGGCGCTGCTCGGGGGCTTTCTGATGAGCCGAAGTACCACCCGGCGTATCGAAGTGATCAACAACACCTCGCGACGGATCATGAACGGCCATCTGTCGCTCAGAATCCCCACCCGCGGAACCGACGACGATTTTGATCAGTTGGCGGAAAACCTGAACCAGATGCTCGATCGCATTGTGTATCTGATGGAGGGTATCCGGCACGTGTCCGACAGCATTGCCCACGATTTGAGGACACCGCTGACCCGGCTCAGAAATCAGCTGGAAAGCACGCTCATGTCTGTGGACAACGATGAGGCCCGCGAACAGGCGGGTCGCGCCGTGGCCGAGGCGGATCAGTTGCTGGCCACCTTTAACGCCCTGCTGCGCATTGCCCGCCTGGAAACCCGGGGCAACACGGCCGACATGAAGCCGGTCTCCCTGGACGAGCTGGTAACTGACGCGTGCGAATTGTACGAGGCGCTGTCGGAAGACAAAGAACAGACCTTCCAGCAGCGTCTGGACAAGGGCGTAATGATAGAGGGCGACCGGGACCTGTTGTTCCAGATGGTCAGCAACCTGATCGACAACGCAATCAAGTACACGCCGGAGCATGGCGTCATCGGAGTGGCGGTCCGAAGAGACGGCGCAGACGCGGTTTTCGAGGTTCGTGATAGCGGAATCGGGATACCGGACGACGAGAAGGATCAGGTCTTCCAGCGTTTCTATCGGGTTGGCAAGAGCCGTTCATTGCCCGGCAATGGTCTGGGGTTGAGTCTGGTCAGTGCGGTGGCCGAGATCCACCAGGGGCACATCGTGCTGAGCGACACTTACCCGGGCAAGACGTCACCCGGGCTGACCGTGTCAATTCATATGCCGGCCTTCACCGGTGTCCGCAAGCGCATCAAGGCCACCCAGGCCGAGTTGCCTGCAGGCTCGGGCGAGGAAAGTGCCCACAATCCGCCCAAGACCAGCGACGTCTGA
- the hyi gene encoding hydroxypyruvate isomerase: protein MPRFAANLSMLFTEVDFTERFAKARAAGFDGVEYLFPYAYPKDLLSRALGDNNLTQVLFNLPPGNWEAGERGIACLPDRMDEFRAGVDQAIEYARALGCRQLNCLAGLRPDLVTEDVAWQTLVANVAFAAEKLAAEDITLCLEAINSRVDMPGFALDTSGKVLALIEEVDADNVRLQYDLYHMQIMEGDLIRSMECLLPWIGHIQFADNPGRHEPGTGEINFSNVFEAIDSMGYEGWVSAEYRPSGETGDSLGWFSGGPRPSP from the coding sequence ATGCCACGTTTTGCCGCCAACCTGTCGATGCTGTTTACCGAGGTGGATTTTACCGAACGGTTTGCCAAGGCCCGCGCCGCCGGCTTTGACGGCGTTGAATACCTGTTCCCGTACGCTTATCCCAAGGATCTGCTGAGCCGGGCCCTCGGTGATAACAACCTGACCCAGGTTCTGTTCAATCTGCCACCGGGCAATTGGGAGGCTGGTGAGCGGGGCATCGCCTGTTTACCGGATCGGATGGATGAATTCAGGGCCGGTGTAGACCAGGCCATCGAGTACGCCAGGGCGCTGGGCTGCCGGCAATTGAACTGTCTGGCGGGGCTGCGACCGGACTTGGTCACTGAAGATGTGGCGTGGCAGACACTGGTGGCCAACGTAGCCTTCGCGGCGGAGAAGCTGGCGGCCGAGGACATCACCCTCTGTCTGGAGGCAATTAACTCGCGGGTGGATATGCCCGGCTTTGCGCTGGATACCTCGGGCAAGGTACTGGCCTTGATCGAGGAAGTAGACGCCGATAACGTTCGGCTGCAGTATGACCTTTACCACATGCAGATCATGGAGGGAGATCTGATCCGGTCCATGGAATGCCTCTTGCCCTGGATCGGGCACATTCAATTCGCCGATAACCCCGGCCGCCATGAGCCGGGAACCGGGGAGATTAACTTTTCGAATGTTTTCGAGGCTATCGACAGCATGGGTTATGAAGGCTGGGTAAGCGCGGAATACAGGCCTTCGGGAGAGACTGGTGACAGTCTCGGCTGGTTTTCTGGCGGGCCCCGACCGTCGCCATAG
- the mutM gene encoding bifunctional DNA-formamidopyrimidine glycosylase/DNA-(apurinic or apyrimidinic site) lyase, with product MPELPEVETTRRGIAPHCEGQTITRVTVRNPSLRWPVPEDLAQRLEGKVIRTVDRRAKYLFLNLDGGTVIVHLGMSGSLRVVTDHTAALTHDHVELELGSGVILRFNDPRRFGCWLWSDAADHHPLIANLGPEPLSPEFNGPLLYRLSRGKQTPVKSFIMDNHVVVGVGNIYANEALFKAGIHPKRKAGRISLDRYHRLAEAIRETLSAAILMGGTTLRDFVNSDGKPGYFAQSLLVYGRTGEPCGECQSLLREIRMNNRSTVYCPRCQR from the coding sequence GTGCCTGAATTGCCCGAAGTTGAAACCACCCGACGTGGCATTGCCCCCCACTGTGAGGGCCAGACCATTACCCGGGTTACCGTACGTAACCCCAGCTTGCGCTGGCCGGTACCCGAGGACCTGGCCCAACGGCTTGAAGGTAAGGTCATCCGAACCGTCGACCGTCGGGCAAAATACCTGTTCCTGAACCTGGATGGTGGCACTGTGATCGTGCATCTGGGCATGTCCGGAAGTCTGCGCGTCGTAACTGACCACACCGCTGCCCTGACCCACGACCACGTTGAACTGGAGCTGGGCTCCGGCGTCATTCTGCGCTTCAACGATCCTCGCCGCTTCGGGTGCTGGCTCTGGTCCGACGCTGCAGACCACCACCCCCTGATTGCAAACCTGGGGCCGGAACCGTTGTCGCCCGAGTTCAACGGCCCGCTGCTGTATCGCCTCTCCCGGGGCAAGCAAACGCCGGTGAAGTCTTTCATCATGGACAATCACGTTGTGGTGGGCGTTGGCAACATCTACGCCAACGAAGCCCTGTTCAAGGCGGGCATCCACCCCAAACGAAAAGCCGGGCGCATCAGCCTGGACCGCTACCATCGCCTGGCTGAGGCGATCCGCGAGACCCTCAGTGCCGCCATTCTCATGGGCGGCACCACGTTACGGGATTTTGTTAACAGCGATGGCAAACCCGGCTATTTTGCCCAGTCGCTGCTGGTATACGGCCGGACCGGTGAGCCCTGCGGCGAATGCCAGAGCCTTTTGAGGGAGATCCGCATGAACAACCGGTCCACCGTCTACTGCCCCCGTTGTCAGCGGTAG